The window AGCCCGCAAGCACGGCGACCGTCCCTCCGGTGAGCGCGGTCAGATAGCGGCGACGGTCCATGAGTATCGTTATCGACCACCGGAGTTAACGCACGCGGGATTGTGCGCCTCGCTCTCACACGCGCTATACGGCTATGAAGCCGCTTCTCCAAGGGCTGGTATGAAACGGTACACTCGCCGGGTGGTCCTCGGTTCGGGTGGAGGAGTCGCGCTCGCGACGCTCGCCGGCTGTTCGGGCGTTCTCGGCGGTGCGGATGGGTCGGACACCCGGGAGATCGACACCGTCGCGGTCGCCGGCTCGCCGGGCGAGGCGGTGGCGATCCACCCCCAGGGACAGGTGGCGCTGCTCGATTTCTTCGGGACGTGGTGTGCGCCCTGCAAGCCCCAGATGGCCCACCTCCGGACGGTCGTCGAGCGATTCCCCGACCTCCACGTACTCTCGATCACCTGGGAAGGTGAGGCAGCCGTGGTGGCCGACTTCTGGCGGGAGTACGAGGGAACGTGGCCAGTCGCGCTCGATCCCGAGGTCCGCACCGGCGAGCGCTACGGCGTCCAGCGCATCCCGACGCTGCTCGTGCTTGCAGCCGACGGCACCGAGACGTGGCGACACGTCGGTCTCGCTGCTACCGACACCATCGCCGCGGAAGTCGAACGCACGATCGAGGCGGGATGATCGATCTCTCGGGACTGCGCCTCGGGTTCGCGTTCACTGCCGGCGCAGCGACCTTCTTCGCGCCGTGTGCGTACCCGCTGCTTCCGGGATACGTCGCCTACTACCTCGGCAGCGATGTCGACGGCGAAAGGGATCAGGACGGCGAAAGCGAGGAACACGGAGAGCGTGTGGAAAGCGAGGGCGAAAGCGGAGCGTCGGCCGGGGCAGCGACGGCGTCGCGGCTGCGCCGGGCAGCGGTCGTTGGCGTGCTCGTGAGCTTCGGGTTCGTGTTGGTCTACGGCGCGCTTGCCGGAGTCGTGGCGTCGGTCGGAACCCAGGTGCTCGCGAACGTGGTTCTGCTCGAACTCGTCGTCGGCGCGTTGCTCATCCTCCTCGGCACCGCGATGGCTGTCGGCCGCGGGCCGACCCTCCACGTCGCGTTCCCGGAGCGCCGGCGCTCGCCCGTCGCGTTCGTGGGCTTTGGGATCGTCTATGCCGCCGCAGCCGCCGGCTGTACCGCGCCGGTGTTCATCGCGGTCGCGCTGACGGCGCTGTCGAGCGGTCCGGCCACCGCGTTCGTCACGCTCGGCGCGTACGCCGCCGGGATGAGCGTGCTGATGATCGCGATTACGGCGCTGTCGGCGCTCGGGCGCGAGGCCCTCGTCCGTCGATTGCCGCGGCCACGGACGGTCTCGCGGGTCGCAGGCGTGCTCCTCGTGGCGGCCGGCCTCGCTCAGGTCTATCTGTTCCTGTTCCGATTCGGCGGGATCGCGCTGCTCGGTTTGGAATGAGGCCAGAACGAGTTTGACGATGGCGCGTGTGGCGGGGATATGGCCGGGATCGTCTTCTTCCAGACGGCAGCACTCGATCGGATGGTCGACTTTTACACCGAGCGACTGGACGCGTCGGTGTGGCTCGAACAGGCCGGCTGTACGATCCTCCGCCACGAGAACCTCCTGATCGGGTTTTGTGCGGGCGACACATCCGAGACCGAAGGCACGATCACGCTGTTCTACGACGATCGCTCCGCCGTCGACGACATGTACGACCGTCTTGAAGATCGAGCGCACGGCAACCCGACAGTAAACGAGGAGTACGACATCTACCAGTTCTTCGCCGAGGATCCGGAGGGCCGAACGCTCGAGTTTCAGACGTTCTGCCATCCGATCGATCCGTACTGAGCGCAGTGCTCGAACGGACGACCATCTTCCGCTGGCGGTTCTGTCTCCGCAGTTCGTTCCCTACCGATCCCCACAAAACATTTGCCACCTGTCGGATCATGGATTGGTATGGATTCACATGCACACTCAGCGGCCGTCGTTGCCCTCGCGCTCCTCGTGGTTCTCGCTGGCTGTGGCGGGATGGGCGGCGGTGGCGGCGCGGACAGTGCGGGCGGCGGAAACGCCAGCGGTGGTGGCGCGAGCGCCAGTAGCGCCGAGAGCGGTGGTGGCGGGGCCGAAACCGCCGCGGCCTCGGCGGGTGGTTCGGCAGCCACCGATGCGGAGGCTGGCAACGAGCAGGCGCTCCAGCCCCGCCGCGCGATCATCAGGACGGGTCATGTTCGTCTCGACGTCGAGAACTTCAGCACGGCACAGCGGAACGTCACGGCTGCGACACGGCAGTTCGGGGGCTATGTCAGCGCGTCGAGCCAGTCGACGCGGGGCGAGAACGGCAACCGAACCGCCGGGCAGCTCGTCGTTCGCGTGCCGAGCCGGAATTTCTCCTCACTCTACGATCGAATACAGGCGACCGGGACGGTACAGAGTGCGCGCACGAACTCGAGTGACGTGACCGACAAGCTGGTCGATCTCGAAGCCCGCCTCGAAAACCTCCGGGCGCAGCGCCAGCGCCTCCGGAACCTTTACGAGAACGCGAGCGACACCGAGGCCGTTCTCAAGGTCCAAGAACGCCTCTCGAACACCCAATCGGAAATCGAGCGCCTCGAAGCCCAGTTGCAGTCGCTCCGCGGTCAGGTTGCCCTCTCGACGATTACGGTCGAACTCACCGAACCCGCCGACGATCCGGTCATTGCCGGGGCGTGGTACGACATCGGCGTGCTCGATGCGTTCCTATCCTCGATCGGCGGCGTCGCCACGACGCTGCGGGCAGCGGTCGTCGGGCTCGCGTATCTCGCGCCGTATCTCTTGGTTTTCGGGGCCCCCCTCGTGCTCGGCTATCTCGCGTACCGACGGCGAACGGCGTCGGCGAGCCCGGAGTGAGCCGCCCGAACGGCTCCGGTCGAGGTGGGCGTTTTTGCTCGTGGCGCTCCGAGGGTGAGTATGGAGTTCACCATCGTACAGGGGGACGTTGCGGCCCAGTCTGCCGACGTGCTCGTGAACGCCGCCGGGACGAGCCTCGAAATGGGATCGGGCGTGGCGGGGGCGCTCCGGCGCGGCGCGGGCGGCGAGATCAACGCCGAAGCCACCGCACAGGGACCGATCGATCTCGGGGCGGTCGCGGTCACCGATGCCTACGATCTCGACGCCGAGTACGTGATTCATGCCGCCGCGATGCCTCACTACGGCGACGGACAAGCGACCGTCGAGAGCATCCGCGGTGCGACCCGCAACACGCTCGAACGTGCCGACGAACTGGACTGCGAGTCGCTCGTGATCCCTGCTCTCGGCTGTGGCGTCGCGGGGTTCGATCTCCGGAAGGGCGCAGCGATCATCGCCGAGGCGATCGCGGCGTACGAGCCCGCGTCGTTGTCGGACGTGCGCCTGATCGGATACAGCGACGACGAGGTCGCCATCATTGACGAGGCTGCACGCGAGGTCCGTAGTGAGTGATTGGGTAGCGGCAGCGGACCGACTGGTGAGTGTCGTTACTGGTGGCCCGACACTTCCACCGGCTCGTAGGGGGCTTCGAGATACTCGATATCGCTATCCGACAGCGAGATGTCGAGCGCCGCGACGGCCTCTTCCAGATGCTCGACGCTCGTCGTCCCGACGATCGGTGCGTCGACATGTTCCTTGTGGAGCAGCCACGAGAGCGCGATCTGTGCCATCGTAGCGTCTTTCTCGGCGGCGAGCTCCTTGACGCGCTCGTTGATCGCCCGGCCGCCGCCCTCGCGGTAGGGATGTTCGTAGAGGTACTCCTCGCTCGCGCCGCGTGCGGTGGCGTCGATCTCCTCGTGTGGCCTCGTGAGATAGCCGCGCGCGAGCGGGCTCCAGGGAATCACGCCGACGTCCTCCCGTTCACAGAGCGGCAGCATCTCGCGTTCCTCCTCACGGTAGACGAGGTTGTAGTGGTTCTGCATGGTCTGGAAGCGCTCGAGACCCGAGCGCTGGCTGGTGTGGAGCGCGTCGGCGAACTGATGGGCCCACATCGACGAGCCCCCGATGTAGCGTACCTTCCCGCGGCGCACGGCGTCGTCGAGCGCGCGGAGCGTCCCCTCGATCGGAGCGTCGTCGTCCCACCGGTGGGTCTGGTAGAGGTCGACGGTTTCCATACCCAGCCGATCGAGACTGTTGTCGAGTTCCTGCTCGATCGCCTTGCGCGAGAGGCCCTGTGCGTTGGGGTTGTCGTCGTCCATCGGGTTGTAGACCTTCGTGGCGACCACGGGCCAGTCACGGTCGTAGCCCGCGAGGGCGTTGCCGAGCACTCGCTCGCTCTCGCCGCGGGAGTACATGTTCGCGGTATCGAAGAAGTTGATCCCGAGATCGATCGCGCGCTCGATGATCTCGTGGCTTTCGTCCTCGTCGAGCACCCAGTCGCGCCACTCGGAAGTCCCGAAGCTCATGCAGCCGAGACAGATTCGGCTGACCTCCATCCCCGTTGAGCCGAGGGTCGTGTACTCCATGCGAACGACACACACCCGCTCAGCAAAAGTGTAGTGCTGCCAGCAAGCCACCGTGCGACGATCCATCGGCCTGTGTACGTTTTACGTTCGCGAGAGCGCCCTCCCCGAGTCGACCGACAGTATAACACGTTCCAGTGGCAACGAGAGCCATGACCTGTCCGCATCTGGAGTATCACCAGGGGGCCGACGACTCCGAGGCCAGCGGCGAGGATTTCGCCGTCCCACGGGCGTACTGCACCGTCGCCGACCGGTTCGTCCAGCCGATGCGTGCGGACATCTGCAACGATCGCTACGATCTCGATCACGAGCAGCACTGTGCGATCTACCGCGAGCACGCCACGAGCGACGCGCCATGAGCTACGACCGGTATCTCGCGGGCGAACCGGTCATCGTCACCGCGGCGCTGACGGGCGGCGTTCACGGTAAGGAGACGAACCCGAACCTACCCGAGACGCCCGCTGAAATCGGGCGCGCGGCGGCCGCAGCGGAGGCGGCGGGCGCGGCGGTCGTCCACCTCCACGCCCGCCAGGACAACGGTGAGCGCTCGTTTGCGACCGAGCGGTTTCAGGAAATCGACGACGCCGTCAGGGAGCACGCCGACGACGTGATCATCCAACACTCGACCGGCGGAACCGCTGCACCGGCCGACGATCGTCACCAACCGCTCCGAACCAATCCACCGCCCGAGATGGCCTCCCTCGATATGGGACCGCTGAATCGCTATGATCACCTGACGAGCGAGAACACCCGCGGAACGATCGACGCGCTCCACACGGAGATGAGAGAGCGCGGGATCAAACCCGAACTGGAGGTGTTCAACGACGGTCATCGCAACGAAGTCCACGACCTGCTGGAGCGTCGTGATCTCACGGCACCGGTGTACGTCACGCTCATCTTTGGCCCGGGAACGCTCACCCGGCCACGCCCGCGGAACTTCCTGACCGCGATCGATGACCTCCCGGGGGGTGCGCTGTTCAACACGCTCGGGTTCGGTCGCCACCAGCTCCCGTTCGCGACGATGGGGATCCTCTTCGGTGGTCACGTCCGCGTCGGGTTGGAGGACAACGTCTACTACCGACGGGGCGAACTCGCCGAGAGTAACGCTCAGTTGGTCGAGCGTGTCGTGGGGATCGCCGAGGAACTCGGCCGCGAGATCGCCACGCCCGCACAAGCTCGGGAAATTTTGGGGCTCTGAAACGTCACCGTGACCCTGAACCCATCCGAGACACGGATCGGCGAGCTGTCGTTCGAACGCACACCCGACGGTCCCCGACTCGTCGTTTCGCGCGAAGTCGATGCGGCTCCCGCTGTCGTCTGGAACTTACTCACCGACACCCACTGCTGGCCGGAGTGGGGCCCGTCGATCGTCGGCGTCGCGTGCGAGGAGCGGTTCGTCCGGGCCGGAACGCGCGGTCACGTTCGCACCGTCGGCGGACTCGAACTCCCTTTCCACGTCACCGAGTGCACTGATCGCCGGTGGACGTGGCGGGTCGCTGGCGTTCCAGCGACCGGCCATCGGGTCGAACCGCTCAGGGAGGGCTGTCGCGTCGCGTTCGAGGTGCCGCCGCTTGCGGCTGCGTACACACTTGTCTGCTGGCGTGCGCTCGCGACCATCGATCAACTCGCCCGAAACGCGTGAACCACTCTCTCGACGGGTTCCGGTGGTCGTACGGAGCTATTGCTCGACCAGAAGAACGTCACTTACCGAGTGGAGGTCTTCTTCGAGTCCTTCGCCGTCGCAGTCGTCGTTCGGACACGAGAATCGCCAGCCGTCGGTGGTCGCTGTTCGCTCCGGAAAGCGCTCACCGCAGAGCTCACAGAACAGCTGTTCGTCGGAGCAGCCGTCGCGATGGAGTTCGAGTTCGAGCTCGCTCGTGAACGTCCGCTTGCAGTTTCGGCAAGTGTAGGTCATACTTGCCGAATCATTCCCCAGGGATATATCAGCACCGCTTTTCGACGGTTGAGCGACACGAAATCCGATCGGCGGAGCGACTGCTACCCGCGGGGTTTTGTCCCTTCGCCCCGGAGCGTACCCATGTCGACGTACGAGCGCGAGACGTACGTGCGCGCACCGTTCGAAGACGTCTGGCGGTTTCACTCGGCGCTCGACGGGTTGGAGGCGCTGACGCCCGAGTTCATGAATCTCCGGATAGAGGCCTCGCGCGGACCGGACGGCGAGCCCGATCCTGACGTACTGGAGGCCGGTGCGGAAGCCGACCTCTCGATGCGGCCGTGCGGCGTCGGCCCTCGACAGGGCTGGACGACAGAGATCATCCAACGCAACCGCGAAGGCGGAGCCGGCCTGTTTCGTGACGAAATGATCGGTGGGCCGTTCCGGCGGTGGGTCCACACCCACAGCTTCTACGCCGACGGCGGCGGAACCCACGTTCGTGATCGGGTGGAGTACGAACTCCCGTTCGGCGATCTCGGCCGACTCGCCGGGCCGTTCGCTGTCGTCGGCTTCGAGCCGATGTTCCGGTATCGCCACCGCGAAACCAAACGCCGGCTGGAGTGAGGCCCGGACTCGACCCGCGGCGGTCAGCTATCGTGGCGCGCCGGCCAACACCAGCTTCGCACGCTTGTCGCCGTGGTTGTGGATCTGTCGTGTCTCCTCCGGATCGAGTCGGAGCGCGTCGTCGGTCGAGAGCGTAACCGTTTCGTCGGCGAGATCGACGTCGACCTCGCCCTCGACGACGTAGTAGATCTCTTCTTGCCCGTCCGTTTCGTGGTCGTGTTCCTTTCCTTTGCCGTCGGGTTCGAGTTCGAGCACCGTGAACCCGAGCTGTTCGGTGTCGAGTGCGTCCTTCAGAAACCACATGCCGCCGTACTCGTCGGGAACGACGCTGTCGACGTCGGTGGGTGCGGCCGTTTCGTAGCCCATGTCGCCTCCTGCGGCGGGAGCCACTTCAATCGCGGCGGTCGAACGGGATCGCCACCCGGGAGAATTATCCCGCTCCGTATCGGGAACGCGGTATGGACGTTCGTTTGCTCGAAGCCACCGACGACCCCGAGCGCGTGATCTGTACCGCGGCCCGCAACGACTACTCCGCACCGTTCGTCGGCGACCAATCGTTCGCCGAGACGATGGCGACGATCGACGGCCAGACGATCGAGGAAAAGAAACGCAACCTGATCGGTCGTCTCCTCGACCACGGCCATTTCGGCCCGTTCGAACACCCACAGGCCACGTTCGCCATCGAGGGTGTGAGCCGGTCGTGTATGGCTCAGCTCACCCGTCATCGCCACGTCTCCTTCGACGTCCAGTCGATGCGGTACGTCGCCTTCGACGAGGTCGATCCCGAAGACGTCCGCGATGGCGCGATGGTCGTGACGCCGCCGTCGGCGACCGATCCCGACTGGGTGGGGCGCAACCAGCGCGGCGGAGGTGTCGACGAGGAGACCGTCGAGCAACGCGAGGCGGTGTTCCGAGAGTCGGTCACGAGTTCGGTCGAATCCTATCAGGAACTCCTCGATCTCGGGATGGCCCCCGAGGACGCCCGGTTCGTCCTTCCGATCGGGACCGAGGTCAACATCGTGATGTCGATGAACGCCCGAATGTTGATGCATGTGAGCGATATGCGAGCGGCAGCAGACGCCCAGTGGGAGATCCGAGAGCTTACAGAGGGGGTGCTTGATCTTGCAGGAGATTGGTGCCCGCTCACGTTCGAATACTACGAAGAACATATGAAGGATCGAAAGAACCGACTCGCACCATGACGACCCGATACCGTATATGGGCCTTGTGGCCCGAAGTGATGACAGCGACCGATACACCCGGTGAAGGCCAGTTTTCACCGGGCGTCGGTGCCGGTCACAGTCTTTTTATACGTCCCTGCGGTCACGTAGCATAGATGAGGTGGCTGTCGGCGCTCGGTCTCGCCGTGGTGGCACTGCTGATGCTGGGGGTGGTGGCCACCCCCCTGTCAGCAGTGGCCAGCGCCCAGACGACCAACGGGACCGGAGCGGCCGACGACGAGAGTGCGTTCAACGACTCACAGTGGGTCGTCACGGTGTACGAGAACGGCTCGGCGCGGTGGACCCAGCACTACAACCAGCGCCTCGCCAACGAAAGCGAGGTCGAGCGGTTCCGTGCCTACGGCGATCGGTTCACCGCCGAAGAGACACCACTGTACACCGACTTTCGACAAACGGCAACGGCGTTGACGAGTGAAGGGACGAACGCGACCGGGCGCGAGATGAGCGCCCGTGCGTTCTCCCGGCAGTCACAAATCACCTCTCAACCGGAGTCGACGGGGGTCGTCGAAATGTCGTTCTTCTGGACCAATTTCTCGGCCACGACGGACGGTGATCTCACCGTCGGCGACGCCATCGGTGGGTTCTACCTTTCGTCAGGGATGTCACTCGAGATCAAATCTGGCCCGAACCTGGAGATTGCCTGGCAGCAGGTCGAGCCGTCACCGGACGCCTCGACCAACGGCTCGACCGGTGAGAACGACTCGGTGACGTGGTTCGGCGACCGACAGTTCGCCTCCGGTCAGCCACAGGTCGTGTTCGTCGAATCGTCGGGGATGGGAATGAACGGTCCGTCGCCGTTCGATGGGTCGGTCGTGTGGCTCGCGGCGGCACTCGCGGTCGCCGTCGTCTTCGGTGCAGTGGTCGTCCGACGGTCCGAACGGTCCCCGTTCGGCAGATCGGTAGCGGCGACCGCCGACGAACGAAACGTCGAGAACACTCCGGAGGATTTGACTGACGCGGACGAGCCGGCCGACACACCCGACGAATCCACTGCGGCCGCAGTCGCCGAACCCACCGTCCCCGACGAGGAACTCAGGAGCGACGAGGAGGTCGTGCGCTCGCTGCTTGACGAAAACGACGGCCGGATGCACCAGAGCGAGATCGTTTCCGAAACCGGCTGGTCGAAGTCGAAAGTCAGCATGTTGCTCTCGGAGATGGCCGACGACGGCGACATCAGCAAGCTCCGGGTCGGCCGCGAGAACATCGTGAGTCTCGACGGCCACGAACCGGAGGCTGCTGGATCGCCGTTCGACGAGGAGTGAGCGGGCGAAAACGGAACTGTTAAACACGATTCTGCGTTACGTCAGTCCGCCTGCCGACGAGCGGTTGGCGACCCGCGCTCCGGTGGTGTAGTCCGGCCAATCATATTGCCCTCTCACGGCAATGACCAGGGTTCGAATCCCTGCCGGAGCACTTCTATACCGTTTCCGTACGGTGGTTTTCTCCCCCCTATGTCAAAGAGGGAGAACAATGGCAGAAGTTAACGAGGTGGGTTCACCCCCGTCTCCACGGAAGATCGAGGGCATCGTAGTTGTACCAAAACCGACGGTTGAACGCCTTACTGAAAGACAGTTGGTTGATTACCACAATCACCGCACGAAGTTGATGCGGTGGATTCTCAACTTGGGTAAGAACCCACAGAAGGGAGAGGGGTATGCCTACCAAACAGCAAAAATACGGTGTGCGCGAATAGATCAATTCTATCGTTTCGTGTGGAACACAGAAGACCGGTACACGACGACTGTCACTCACGACCACGCAGATGCGTACATGAAACAACTGGCCTACGGGGACACCTCACAGGAAAACAAAGCGAGTCACCAGAAGACGACGAAAATGTTGTTTCGGTGGCGCGCGTGGGAGTTCAGTGACGAAGAATGGGAACCGGAAATCACCTTCAGCGGCGACAACTCGACGACGAACCCTCGTGATTACCTCACAATAGAAGAACGACAGATGGTTCGTGAGGCTGCACTGGAGTACGGTTCAATCCCATCCTACCGTGGACTGTCGCCACAAGAGCGTGACCAGTGGAAGGCACACCTCGCACAACGGTTCGGAAAGCCAAAGAACGAAATCACACGAGATGACTTTAACCGTGCGAATTCGTGGAAGATACCGTCTCTGGTGTGGGTTTGCTTAGACACAGGGCTGAGACCTATCGAGGTTGAGCGAGCAACTATCCACTGGGTTGATCTCGATAACAGGGTGCTTCGGATTCCAAAAGAGGAGAGTTCGAAAAACAGCGACAACTGGATTGTGAGCCTCACTGATCGGACTGTGAGTGCTTTATCCAGATGGGTCGCTGAACGGGATCAGTACGAGAAGTACGACAGCGAAGATGCCTTGTGGCTTACTCGGGAGGCAACAACGTACCAGTCTTACTCACTAAACCACATCCTTGACCGATTATGCGACATTGCGGGGATATCAACGAACGGACGCAAGGTCACGTGGTATTCGATTCGACACTCGGTAGGGACGTACATGAGTAGGGAGGAGGGGTTGGCCGCTGCTCAGGCCCAACTACGGCACAAGAGCGAGCAGACCACGATGAGATACGATCAGACTCCCGTGGAGGATCGACGTGATGCTCTGAACAAAATGGGATAGGTTACGGCCAAAATCCCTATGATCCTGTGCAAGAGTATGTCAGCCCCGTCTGACCTAGGCACCCAGTCGGGGATAGGGAGGGTGCGGTAGGCTCGTCTGACAGCTCATATCCCCTCCCGTATCGTCACTAAACCTACCATGGCCGAAACCACTAATATCATGTGTGAGTGAGTGTCATTCCCGGCTGCCCAGCCTGTACCCAGTCGGGGACGTGT is drawn from Halococcus saccharolyticus DSM 5350 and contains these coding sequences:
- a CDS encoding cupin domain-containing protein; protein product: MGYETAAPTDVDSVVPDEYGGMWFLKDALDTEQLGFTVLELEPDGKGKEHDHETDGQEEIYYVVEGEVDVDLADETVTLSTDDALRLDPEETRQIHNHGDKRAKLVLAGAPR
- a CDS encoding tyrosine-type recombinase/integrase, encoding MAEVNEVGSPPSPRKIEGIVVVPKPTVERLTERQLVDYHNHRTKLMRWILNLGKNPQKGEGYAYQTAKIRCARIDQFYRFVWNTEDRYTTTVTHDHADAYMKQLAYGDTSQENKASHQKTTKMLFRWRAWEFSDEEWEPEITFSGDNSTTNPRDYLTIEERQMVREAALEYGSIPSYRGLSPQERDQWKAHLAQRFGKPKNEITRDDFNRANSWKIPSLVWVCLDTGLRPIEVERATIHWVDLDNRVLRIPKEESSKNSDNWIVSLTDRTVSALSRWVAERDQYEKYDSEDALWLTREATTYQSYSLNHILDRLCDIAGISTNGRKVTWYSIRHSVGTYMSREEGLAAAQAQLRHKSEQTTMRYDQTPVEDRRDALNKMG
- a CDS encoding macro domain-containing protein yields the protein MEFTIVQGDVAAQSADVLVNAAGTSLEMGSGVAGALRRGAGGEINAEATAQGPIDLGAVAVTDAYDLDAEYVIHAAAMPHYGDGQATVESIRGATRNTLERADELDCESLVIPALGCGVAGFDLRKGAAIIAEAIAAYEPASLSDVRLIGYSDDEVAIIDEAAREVRSE
- a CDS encoding cytochrome c biogenesis CcdA family protein, encoding MIDLSGLRLGFAFTAGAATFFAPCAYPLLPGYVAYYLGSDVDGERDQDGESEEHGERVESEGESGASAGAATASRLRRAAVVGVLVSFGFVLVYGALAGVVASVGTQVLANVVLLELVVGALLILLGTAMAVGRGPTLHVAFPERRRSPVAFVGFGIVYAAAAAGCTAPVFIAVALTALSSGPATAFVTLGAYAAGMSVLMIAITALSALGREALVRRLPRPRTVSRVAGVLLVAAGLAQVYLFLFRFGGIALLGLE
- a CDS encoding aldo/keto reductase; translation: MEYTTLGSTGMEVSRICLGCMSFGTSEWRDWVLDEDESHEIIERAIDLGINFFDTANMYSRGESERVLGNALAGYDRDWPVVATKVYNPMDDDNPNAQGLSRKAIEQELDNSLDRLGMETVDLYQTHRWDDDAPIEGTLRALDDAVRRGKVRYIGGSSMWAHQFADALHTSQRSGLERFQTMQNHYNLVYREEEREMLPLCEREDVGVIPWSPLARGYLTRPHEEIDATARGASEEYLYEHPYREGGGRAINERVKELAAEKDATMAQIALSWLLHKEHVDAPIVGTTSVEHLEEAVAALDISLSDSDIEYLEAPYEPVEVSGHQ
- a CDS encoding SRPBCC family protein produces the protein MTLNPSETRIGELSFERTPDGPRLVVSREVDAAPAVVWNLLTDTHCWPEWGPSIVGVACEERFVRAGTRGHVRTVGGLELPFHVTECTDRRWTWRVAGVPATGHRVEPLREGCRVAFEVPPLAAAYTLVCWRALATIDQLARNA
- a CDS encoding DUF4349 domain-containing protein, coding for MDSHAHSAAVVALALLVVLAGCGGMGGGGGADSAGGGNASGGGASASSAESGGGGAETAAASAGGSAATDAEAGNEQALQPRRAIIRTGHVRLDVENFSTAQRNVTAATRQFGGYVSASSQSTRGENGNRTAGQLVVRVPSRNFSSLYDRIQATGTVQSARTNSSDVTDKLVDLEARLENLRAQRQRLRNLYENASDTEAVLKVQERLSNTQSEIERLEAQLQSLRGQVALSTITVELTEPADDPVIAGAWYDIGVLDAFLSSIGGVATTLRAAVVGLAYLAPYLLVFGAPLVLGYLAYRRRTASASPE
- a CDS encoding BKACE family enzyme codes for the protein MSYDRYLAGEPVIVTAALTGGVHGKETNPNLPETPAEIGRAAAAAEAAGAAVVHLHARQDNGERSFATERFQEIDDAVREHADDVIIQHSTGGTAAPADDRHQPLRTNPPPEMASLDMGPLNRYDHLTSENTRGTIDALHTEMRERGIKPELEVFNDGHRNEVHDLLERRDLTAPVYVTLIFGPGTLTRPRPRNFLTAIDDLPGGALFNTLGFGRHQLPFATMGILFGGHVRVGLEDNVYYRRGELAESNAQLVERVVGIAEELGREIATPAQAREILGL
- the thyX gene encoding FAD-dependent thymidylate synthase codes for the protein MDVRLLEATDDPERVICTAARNDYSAPFVGDQSFAETMATIDGQTIEEKKRNLIGRLLDHGHFGPFEHPQATFAIEGVSRSCMAQLTRHRHVSFDVQSMRYVAFDEVDPEDVRDGAMVVTPPSATDPDWVGRNQRGGGVDEETVEQREAVFRESVTSSVESYQELLDLGMAPEDARFVLPIGTEVNIVMSMNARMLMHVSDMRAAADAQWEIRELTEGVLDLAGDWCPLTFEYYEEHMKDRKNRLAP
- a CDS encoding helix-turn-helix transcriptional regulator, encoding MRWLSALGLAVVALLMLGVVATPLSAVASAQTTNGTGAADDESAFNDSQWVVTVYENGSARWTQHYNQRLANESEVERFRAYGDRFTAEETPLYTDFRQTATALTSEGTNATGREMSARAFSRQSQITSQPESTGVVEMSFFWTNFSATTDGDLTVGDAIGGFYLSSGMSLEIKSGPNLEIAWQQVEPSPDASTNGSTGENDSVTWFGDRQFASGQPQVVFVESSGMGMNGPSPFDGSVVWLAAALAVAVVFGAVVVRRSERSPFGRSVAATADERNVENTPEDLTDADEPADTPDESTAAAVAEPTVPDEELRSDEEVVRSLLDENDGRMHQSEIVSETGWSKSKVSMLLSEMADDGDISKLRVGRENIVSLDGHEPEAAGSPFDEE
- a CDS encoding SRPBCC family protein, producing the protein MSTYERETYVRAPFEDVWRFHSALDGLEALTPEFMNLRIEASRGPDGEPDPDVLEAGAEADLSMRPCGVGPRQGWTTEIIQRNREGGAGLFRDEMIGGPFRRWVHTHSFYADGGGTHVRDRVEYELPFGDLGRLAGPFAVVGFEPMFRYRHRETKRRLE
- a CDS encoding TlpA family protein disulfide reductase translates to MKRYTRRVVLGSGGGVALATLAGCSGVLGGADGSDTREIDTVAVAGSPGEAVAIHPQGQVALLDFFGTWCAPCKPQMAHLRTVVERFPDLHVLSITWEGEAAVVADFWREYEGTWPVALDPEVRTGERYGVQRIPTLLVLAADGTETWRHVGLAATDTIAAEVERTIEAG